Within the Stenotrophomonas maltophilia genome, the region AGCGGATATCCATGTTGATCGAGCCGAGCACCGCGATGTCTTCATCCACGCTCATGTGCTTGGCGTGCAGGAACTGCGGCTCGTACAGGGCAATGCGCACGCCACAGCGCAGCAGCTCGTCGTAGTAGGCCTCCTGCGCCCAGGCGGTCAGCCGCTGGTTGTTGCTGGCCGACAGGATCAGCTGCACCTGCACCCCGGACAGCGCGGCGATGCGCAGCGCGCTCAGGGTCGCTTCGTCCGGCACGAAGTACGGGGTGACCATCACCAGCCGCCGGCGGGCCAGATGGATCAGTGCGGCGACGGCATCACGCGCGTTGCTGTACGGATAGGCCGGCCCGCTGGGCAGCAGCTGGGTGGCAACATCGTCGCTGCACTCGGGTACGTCGGCAATGACGTCCAGGCGCTGGCCGGTCTCGATGTACCAGTCGCTGGCGAACACGGCTTCCAGGTGTGCCACCGCCGGGCCGCGCACACGCGCCACCAGCTCGCGGTTGGGATGGCCTGGCACGAACTCCGGCCGTGCCAGGTTCTGAGAACCGATGTAGCCCACTTCGTTGTCGATCACCGCAATCTTGCGATGGTTGCGCAGGTCCATGCGGCCGCTGCGGCGCCAGCGCAGCCCGCCGGGCAGCATCGCCCGCACTTCGATATCGCGCGCCTGCAGGCGCTTGCGGTAGGCGCGCAGGCCGCGCTTGGCGCCCACCGCGTCCAGCAGCACCCTGCACTGCACGCCGCGGGCGGCGGCACGCTGCAGCGCCTCGACGATGGCCTCGCCCACCGAATCGTCGAACATCAGGTAGTACAGCAGGTGCACGCGGTCTTCGGCCTGGTCGATGTCGGCGATGAGCGTGTGCAGCGATTCGTCGTAATCGGTGAGCAGATCGACGGCGTTGCCGTGCACCGGCATGAAATCGCCCTGGCGCTGCACCAGCGGCACGATTTCCGCACTGGCCGTATCCGGTTCCGGCTTCCAGCGCAGGCGGCGCTGCAGCGCCTGCTCTTCGCGGATGACCTGCGAGGCCTCGGCCTGGCGGCGGATGCGCTCGCGCGACAGCCACGGGTGGCCGAACAGCAGATACAGCGGCAGGCCCAGCAGCGGCACGAAACCGACCAGCAGCAGCCAGCTGCGGGCCGCGCCCGGCGTGGTGCGGGTCGGAATCCAGCACAGCGCGACCAGCCGGATCAGCCAGTCGATCAGCAGCAGATACGATCCCAGCAACCACTCAACCAGCATCGCGTCGTCCGTCGGCAGGTGATGGGCCATTCTGCCCAGCAGGGTGTGTAGAGTCGAGCTTGCTCGACTGCCTCAGCGCAGCCGGGCACGGGCTCGGCTCTACAAGGGAGGGCCGGCTTCAATGCCGCACCGGCACCTCGCTCAGCTGGCGAACCGATTCGGCGTGGCGGCGGCCGTTGAGCGCCATGCAGGCAATGGCCTGCGCCGCCCGCTCCAGCTGTGCCTCCGGCAGCGTCGGCGGTGCGCCGTTGGCCAGTGCCAGGTGGTGGTCGCACAGCAGCAGCGCCATGCCCTCGATGCCTTCCAGCATGCGCTGCAGGCGCAGCCAGCCCAGTTCCAGGTCCTGCCGGTGTGATGGGGTGTTCATGCAGCCTCCTTCAACGGATCTGGCCACCGGTGAAGGTGGCGGACGATGCGTGGTTGCAATACCGGGAAGCAATCAATGAGCAAACGAACCGGCGGGCGCGAGGCCCCCACGCACCGTCCGCCATAGAGGCGGATAGGTCACCAACCGTCGCCGGAGGGATCTCCGGCGACGGCGGGCGAGTCTACTCATGATTGACTTCACGGGATTGCAAGCCCGGCCACTGCAACCGCAGCGGCTTGCCATCATGGGCGCGGCAGGGCCCGTCGTTCCAATCGATTTGAACCGCGCGAACTGCCGGAACCGGTAGGAAGAATCACTTATCGCATTCGGCCCA harbors:
- the cls gene encoding cardiolipin synthase translates to MLVEWLLGSYLLLIDWLIRLVALCWIPTRTTPGAARSWLLLVGFVPLLGLPLYLLFGHPWLSRERIRRQAEASQVIREEQALQRRLRWKPEPDTASAEIVPLVQRQGDFMPVHGNAVDLLTDYDESLHTLIADIDQAEDRVHLLYYLMFDDSVGEAIVEALQRAAARGVQCRVLLDAVGAKRGLRAYRKRLQARDIEVRAMLPGGLRWRRSGRMDLRNHRKIAVIDNEVGYIGSQNLARPEFVPGHPNRELVARVRGPAVAHLEAVFASDWYIETGQRLDVIADVPECSDDVATQLLPSGPAYPYSNARDAVAALIHLARRRLVMVTPYFVPDEATLSALRIAALSGVQVQLILSASNNQRLTAWAQEAYYDELLRCGVRIALYEPQFLHAKHMSVDEDIAVLGSINMDIRSFALNAEIGLVCYDRVLVTQLCAIEDDYLRQSRQLDLQQWRKRPAWRRSREGIARLADALM